In Bombus huntii isolate Logan2020A chromosome 3, iyBomHunt1.1, whole genome shotgun sequence, a single genomic region encodes these proteins:
- the LOC126863436 gene encoding protamine-like protein: MVSDSAKILALVVTAIKNLRELKGSTSREILHYLSSVYDISPNVARRQMQTALKRGVAYGILKKNGGCYILPTNSEINCQEIAEQEVNLLDVCRRNRMQKKLGCKCKKRRRRRRRRKRKFCRCRRRRRRRVRRRSRVCGRRRRRRKRKCRCGGLGRDLRRGDPDRTKRAGMPHAAENFPSGRLFEPSEAYDSAASEKTSLSSITSATD, from the exons ATGGTGAGCGATTCGGCAAAAATTCTTGCCCTGGTGGTCACGGCGATAAAAAATCTTCGCGAATTGAAAGGCTCGACTTCTCGAGAAATTTTACATTATCTCTCGTCCGTCTACGATATTTCACCAAATGTGGCACGTCGTCAG ATGCAGACCGCGTTAAAGCGCGGCGTCGCCTACGGTATCCTAAAGAAGAACGGGGGCTGTTACATTCTACCGACGAACAGCGAGATAAATTGCCAAGAAATTGCCGAACAGGAGGTCAATCTACTGGACGTCTGTCGCAGAAACAGAATGCAGAAAAAATTGGGCTGCAAGTGCAAGAAGAGACGGCGTAGACgtagaaggagaaaaagaaagttcTGTAGATGTAGGCGGAGACGAAGAAGGAGAGTAAGAAGACGAAGCAGAGTTTGCGGAaggaggagaaggagaaggaagaggaagtGTCGGTGCGGTGGTCTAGGAAGAGATCTCAGGAGAGGTGATCCAGATAGGACGAAACGGGCCGGAATGCCCCATGCAGCCGAAAACTTTCCAAGTGGGAGACTTTTCGAACCGTCGGAGGCTTACGATTCCGCGGCCAGCGAGAAAACCTCTTTGTCCAGCATCACCTCGGCAACGGACTAG